The proteins below are encoded in one region of Juglans microcarpa x Juglans regia isolate MS1-56 chromosome 4D, Jm3101_v1.0, whole genome shotgun sequence:
- the LOC121260375 gene encoding UDP-glucuronate 4-epimerase 1 gives MPSLEDELFPSTPGKFKIERAHTMNRQFHRCFASTSTMFLWALFLIALTASYLSFQSFVDSGSRYLSASWGGIQWEKQVRNSAQIHRSGGMSVLVTGAAGFVGSHVSLALKRRGDGVVGLDNFNNYYDPSLKKARNSLLNTHGIFVIDGDVNDARLLDKLLDVVAFTHVMHLAAQAGVRYAMENPQSYVHSNIAGLVTLLEACKSANPQPAIVWASSSSVYGLNEKVPFSESDRTDRPASLYAATKKAGEEITHTYNHIYGLSITGVRFFTVYGPWGRPDMAYFSFTRNILQGKPITIYRGKNRVDLARDFTYIDDIVKGCLGSLDTAGKSTGSGGKKRGAAPYRIYNLGNTSPVTVPTLVSILERHLKRKAKRNVVDMPGNGDVPYTHANISSARSEIGYKPTTDLQTGLKKFVRWYLSYYGYNHGKPVN, from the coding sequence ATGCCTTCCTTGGAGGACGAACTGTTCCCATCAACGCCGGGAAAGTTCAAGATCGAGCGCGCCCACACCATGAACCGTCAGTTCCACCGGTGTTTCGCCTCCACCAGCACTATGTTCTTGTGGGCCCTCTTCTTGATTGCCCTCACCGCCTCCTATTTGAGTTTCCAGAGTTTCGTCGATTCTGGTAGTCGATACTTGTCCGCCTCCTGGGGCGGTATCCAGTGGGAGAAGCAGGTCCGTAATTCCGCCCAGATCCATCGATCTGGCGGCATGTCCGTCCTCGTTACCGGCGCCGCTGGTTTCGTCGGTTCCCACGTCTCCCTCGCCTTAAAGAGACGCGGAGACGGCGTCGTTGGACTCGATAACTTCAACAACTACTACGACCCCTCGTTAAAGAAGGCCCGGAATTCCCTCCTCAACACCCACGGTATCTTCGTAATCGACGGTGACGTGAACGACGCCAGACTCCTGGACAAGCTCTTGGACGTGGTGGCTTTCACGCACGTGATGCATTTAGCGGCTCAGGCCGGTGTAAGGTACGCCATGGAAAACCCTCAATCCTACGTCCACAGCAACATCGCGGGGCTCGTTACGCTTCTCGAGGCGTGCAAGTCCGCGAATCCCCAGCCAGCGATCGTCTGGGCCTCCTCGAGCTCCGTGTACGGACTCAACGAGAAGGTGCCGTtctcggagtcggatcggacaGACCGGCCAGCGAGTCTCTACGCTGCCACGAAGAAAGCGGGCGAGGAAATCACCCATACTTACAACCACATTTACGGCCTCTCCATTACCGGAGTGAGGTTTTTCACGGTGTACGGACCATGGGGGAGACCCGATATGGCTTACTTCTCGTTTACGCGGAATATTCTTCAGGGAAAACCGATTACTATATACCGTGGCAAGAACAGGGTGGACTTGGCCCGAGACTTCACTTACATTGACGATATCGTGAAGGGTTGTTTGGGATCGTTGGATACGGCCGGGAAGAGCACCGGGTCGGGCGGGAAGAAGCGGGGGGCTGCTCCTTACCGGATTTACAATCTGGGAAACACATCGCCGGTGACGGTGCCGACACTGGTGAGCATCCTGGAGAGGCATTTGAAGAGGAAGGCGAAGAGGAACGTAGTGGACATGCCCGGTAACGGAGACGTACCGTACACTCACGCGAACATAAGCTCGGCTCGAAGTGAGATCGGGTACAAGCCGACAACCGATTTGCAAACGGGGTTGAAGAAGTTCGTTAGGTGGTACCTTTCGTATTACGGATACAATCACGGAAAACCTGtaaattga